A region of Nocardioides sp. JS614 DNA encodes the following proteins:
- a CDS encoding DUF2752 domain-containing protein, whose product MSTSGPVTADRLRITWSPRDEWRTLTALAVVGALLAAAMALFGLPPVDLHGPLHRMGIMDPFCGGTRATRFAARGDLGRAWTYNPLGVVVVLGALGVLGRAVVGVASRRWLTVEVRLGRRGRQVVLAVVILLLVALEIRQQSRVDLLLVPTH is encoded by the coding sequence ATGAGCACATCGGGGCCGGTCACGGCGGATCGGCTGCGGATCACCTGGTCGCCGCGCGACGAGTGGAGGACGCTGACGGCCCTGGCGGTCGTCGGTGCCCTGCTCGCTGCCGCGATGGCGCTCTTCGGGCTGCCTCCCGTCGACCTCCACGGCCCGCTCCACCGGATGGGCATCATGGATCCCTTCTGCGGAGGCACGCGAGCCACCCGATTCGCCGCCCGCGGCGACCTCGGCCGCGCCTGGACCTACAACCCGCTCGGTGTCGTCGTCGTCCTCGGCGCGCTGGGAGTGCTGGGCCGCGCGGTGGTCGGGGTGGCCTCGCGACGCTGGCTGACCGTCGAGGTGCGGCTGGGTCGTCGCGGCCGGCAGGTCGTCCTGGCCGTCGTGATCCTCCTGCTCGTGGCCCTGGAGATCCGCCAGCAGTCGCGGGTCGACCTGCTTCTGGTGCCGACACACTGA
- a CDS encoding class I SAM-dependent methyltransferase — protein MPAMSVLEAAFCRSGPWRAIARRAILPWALQGVELHGEVLELGSGSGAMAVGVARSFPSVQLTVSDVDPAMVAAAARLLGDRGNVIVDQADVTALPYPDGAFEFVTSCLMLHHVVDWRRGLQEVARVLRPGGTFVGYDLADTSIASAVHVIDRSPYLLLDPDDLHRELLEAGFVDVAVRAGFAGTVARFLARRSTP, from the coding sequence ATGCCAGCCATGTCCGTCCTCGAGGCGGCGTTCTGCCGCAGCGGACCCTGGCGCGCGATCGCGCGGCGGGCGATCCTTCCCTGGGCACTCCAGGGGGTGGAGCTCCATGGCGAGGTGCTCGAGCTCGGCAGCGGCAGCGGGGCCATGGCGGTTGGCGTCGCCCGCTCCTTTCCCTCCGTGCAGCTCACGGTGAGCGACGTCGACCCGGCGATGGTCGCGGCGGCAGCCCGGCTCCTCGGCGATCGCGGGAACGTCATCGTCGACCAGGCCGACGTCACGGCACTGCCCTATCCGGACGGCGCCTTCGAGTTCGTCACGAGCTGTCTGATGCTGCATCACGTGGTCGACTGGAGGCGCGGACTGCAGGAGGTCGCCCGAGTGCTCCGTCCGGGCGGCACGTTCGTCGGATACGACCTCGCGGACACCTCGATCGCAAGCGCGGTCCATGTCATCGACCGCTCGCCCTATCTCCTGCTCGACCCCGATGACCTGCACCGGGAGCTCCTGGAAGCAGGGTTCGTCGATGTCGCCGTGCGAGCCGGCTTCGCCGGGACCGTGGCGAGGTTCCTCGCCCGTCGGTCAACGCCATGA